From the genome of Candidatus Omnitrophota bacterium:
TTTTCATAGACAATGAAAGCCAACTCGTTATGGTCGCCGTTGGTAAAAACTGCCACCTTAACTTCTGCTAAGGATTTAATTGCCTTCTGAATTACTCCTCCTGTTCCGATAACCTCATCATCAGGATGGGGAGCGAGGATAAGAACGCGGTCTTTTTGAGAAAATTCAATTGCTTTGAATTCTTGTGCATAAGTAGAAACGGAAGAAAAAAAGAAATAGAGGATAGAAAGTAATAGAATTGTTTGGTTTAATCTGGACTTTACACTTGTGTTCATCGCTATCCTAAATCTGTGTCTTAGAATCTGTGTAATCTGTGTTTAAAAAACTGTGTAATCTACATTATTCTATCCCCCAATTATCTTAATCAAAACTTTTTTTGGTCTTTGTCCGTCAAATTCTCCATAAAAAATTTGCTCCCAAGGACCAAAATCAAGTTTTCCCCCCGTTATAGCCACTACCACTTCTCTTCCCATAATTGCCCGTTTCAGATGGCTGTCGCCGTTATTCTCACCGCTTAAATTGTGTTGATATTTATCCTTACCGTAAGGAGCAAGTTTTTCTAACCAAGTTTTAAAATCCTCATGAAGCCCCTCTTCATCATCGTTAATAAAGATGCTGGCAGTGATGTGCATCGCATTGACAAGACACAAACCCTCCTTTATACCGCTCTTTTTAACCGCCAATTCCACTTTAGGTGTAATATTGACTAACTCAAACCGCTCCTTCGTATTAAAAAGAAGGTACTCGGTATGCACTTTCATTGTGCCTCACCTCCAAAGACATAAAAGTCTGTGTT
Proteins encoded in this window:
- a CDS encoding secondary thiamine-phosphate synthase enzyme YjbQ, translated to MKVHTEYLLFNTKERFELVNITPKVELAVKKSGIKEGLCLVNAMHITASIFINDDEEGLHEDFKTWLEKLAPYGKDKYQHNLSGENNGDSHLKRAIMGREVVVAITGGKLDFGPWEQIFYGEFDGQRPKKVLIKIIGG